TATAAAAAGTGGGTAGGCAACACCTGTTAGAACAGTAAAAAACAGAAATATTTTGAGAGAAATTGCAATTGTTTTCATTTCATTTCTTTTTGTGTCCTTTTATGGTAGGCCAGCATGTCATTTATGGCCTTAATTGCGAAATCAAGCTCCATGAGTTTCCCTGAATAAATGAGAAGAAGATCTTTATCGGCATGTGCATCCAATTCTTGCATTTTATCGTACTCATTTTTTCTTCTATGAATGAGCATTTCACTTAAATTGTTGACAAGATTTTCCATAGCGCAGAATTTACAAATTGATCAGTATGTCGATTAGTTTAATGCCAATAAACGGTGCAACCATTCCGCCTACACCAAAAATCAACAAATTTCGGATTAGCGCGGTATTGGCTGGCACGGGCCGGTAACGTACCCCTTTTAGTGCCAAAGGAATAAGGAGGATAATGATAATTGCATTGAAGATTACCGCACTCAAAATGGCGCTTTGAGGTGATCCCAACCGCATTACGTTCAGTGCCGAAAGTGGGCCAACGCCGTTGTTGCTAGCATATAGCGAAAGGGCTATGGCGGGAATAATGGCAAAATACTTAGCCACATCGTTGGCAATGCTAAAAGTGGTTAGCGCACCACGTGTCATAAGCAATTGCTTTCCTACTTCAACAACCTCGATCAGCTTGGTAGGGTTGCTATCGAGATCAATCATATTCCCGGCTTCTCGGGCTGCTTGTGTTCCGGAGTTCATGGCTATGCCAACATCGGCCTGAGCAAGGGCAGGAGCATCGTTGGTTCCATCGCCTATCATACCAACTAAATGTCCGCTAAGCTGCTCTTCGCGAATACGGCGGAGTTTATCTTCGGGCTTTGCTTCGGCCATAAAGTCGTCTACGCCGGCTTCGGCAGCAATGGCGGCAGCAGTCAACGGATTGTCGCCAGTAATCATCACCGTTTTGATGCCCATTTTACGCAGCTCTGCAAAACGTTGTTTAATGCCACCTTTTACTATGTCCTTTAGGTGAATAACGCCCAGTATCTTATTGTCCTTTGCAACAACCAATGGCGTTGCGCCTTGCCGTGCTAATTCCGAAACAACATCCTGAACCTTTTGGGGAAAGAAGCCATTGTTGTTTTGCACAAACGTTTTAATGGCTTCAGCTGAACCTTTTCGTATGCTATAGTTAGTGGCACCGTCGGTGGAATGAATATCGACTCCACTCATGCGCGATTGCGCCGAAAAAGGGATGAATTGCGCGTGCAAGCTCTTAACATCACGACCACGAATGTTAAACTTTTCTTTAGCCAACACTACAATTGATCGGCCTTCGGGAGTTTCATCCGAAAGAGATGAAAGTTGGGCAGCATCGGCCAGCTCCTCAGCCGTAACACCTGAGGCCGGGATAAAGTCGGTTGCCATGCGGTTGCCTAGGGTTATGGTGCCCGTTTTGTCGAGTAGTAGCACATCAACATCACCTGCGGCTTCAATGGCCCTGCCGCTCGTGGCAACAACATTGCGTTGTAATAACCGATCCATGCCGCTTATGCCTATTGCGCTTAGTAAGCCGCCGATTGTGGTTGGAATTAGGCAGACCAGCAAGGCGATAAGCACAGGAATCGTGAGGTTTTGCGACATGGGCATTCCCGATGCATGGAGGCTGTAGCCAAAAAATGCGGGCAGCGTAACCACCGATAGTAAAAAGATGATGGATAGGCCTGAAAGCAAAATTGATAGTGCAATTTCGTTGGGCGTTTTCTGACGTTTTGCGCCCTCCACCAATGCAATCATGCGGTCGATAAATGTGTTGCCCGCCTCGGATGTAATTCGGATTAAAATTCGGTCGCTAATAACTTTTGTTCCCCCTGTTACGGCTGACCTATCACCACCGCTTTCTCTTATAACCGGGGCCGATTCACCGGTAATGGCCGATTCGTCTACACTGGCAATTCCCTCTACAACCTCACCATCCGAAGGAATTATGTCGCCCGCTTCACACACAACAACATCGTTCATTTTAAGATCAGAGGCGTAAATCGGCACCTCCTCCTTTCCACTTAGCTTACGGGCTTTGGTTTGGGTGCGATTTTTTTTAAGGCTTTCTGCCTGTGCCTTACCACGACCTTCTGCTATTGCTTCAGAAAAATTGGCAAACAGAACCGTAAACCAAAGCCATATTGAAATTTGAAGATTAAACGATGAAAAGCTACCTTGCAAAACCCCGGAGATAGTAATGATTGACGTT
The genomic region above belongs to Williamwhitmania sp. and contains:
- the kdpB gene encoding potassium-transporting ATPase subunit KdpB — its product is MNTKQNTSIFNKQLLLRAVKDSLTKLNPALLIKNPVIFIVGIGAALTSIITISGVLQGSFSSFNLQISIWLWFTVLFANFSEAIAEGRGKAQAESLKKNRTQTKARKLSGKEEVPIYASDLKMNDVVVCEAGDIIPSDGEVVEGIASVDESAITGESAPVIRESGGDRSAVTGGTKVISDRILIRITSEAGNTFIDRMIALVEGAKRQKTPNEIALSILLSGLSIIFLLSVVTLPAFFGYSLHASGMPMSQNLTIPVLIALLVCLIPTTIGGLLSAIGISGMDRLLQRNVVATSGRAIEAAGDVDVLLLDKTGTITLGNRMATDFIPASGVTAEELADAAQLSSLSDETPEGRSIVVLAKEKFNIRGRDVKSLHAQFIPFSAQSRMSGVDIHSTDGATNYSIRKGSAEAIKTFVQNNNGFFPQKVQDVVSELARQGATPLVVAKDNKILGVIHLKDIVKGGIKQRFAELRKMGIKTVMITGDNPLTAAAIAAEAGVDDFMAEAKPEDKLRRIREEQLSGHLVGMIGDGTNDAPALAQADVGIAMNSGTQAAREAGNMIDLDSNPTKLIEVVEVGKQLLMTRGALTTFSIANDVAKYFAIIPAIALSLYASNNGVGPLSALNVMRLGSPQSAILSAVIFNAIIIILLIPLALKGVRYRPVPANTALIRNLLIFGVGGMVAPFIGIKLIDILINL